Proteins co-encoded in one Brassica rapa cultivar Chiifu-401-42 chromosome A02, CAAS_Brap_v3.01, whole genome shotgun sequence genomic window:
- the LOC103851063 gene encoding transducin beta-like protein 3 codes for MAPQSLKKNYRCSRSLKQFYSGGPFVVSSDGSFIVCACGDAINIVDASDSSVKSTIEGESDTLTALALSPDDKLLFSGGHSRQIRVWDLETLKCIRTWKGHEGPVMGMACHASGGLLATAGADRKVLVWDVDGGFCTHYFKGHKGVVSSVLFHPDANKNILISGSDDATVRVWDLMAKNTEKKCLAILDKHFSAVSSIALSEDGLTLLTAGRDKVVNVWDLHDYSCKTTVATYEVLEAVTIVSSGSPFASFIASLDQKSKKKKTSSQETHFITLGERGVVRIWKSEGSVCLYEQKSSDITVSSDDEESKRGFTAAAMLPSDRGLLCVTADQQFFIYSVVENVEEPELVLRKRLVGYNEEISDMKFLGDEEQFLAVATNLEEVRVYDVATMSCSYVLAGHKEVVLSLDTCVSSSGNVLVVTGSKDKTVRLWNATSQSCIGVGTGHNGDILAVAFAKKSFSFFVSGSGDRTLKVWSLDGISEDSEEPINLKTRSVVAAHDKDINSVAVARNDSLVCTGSEDRTASIWRLPDLVHVVTLKGHKRRIFSVEFSPVDQCVMTASGDKTVKIWAISDGSCLKTFEGHTSSVLRASFITDGTQFVSCGADGLLKLWNVNTSECTATYDQHEDKVWALAVGKKTEMVATGGGDAVINIWHDSTASDKEDEFRKEEETILRGQELENAVLDAEYTKAIRLAFELRRPHKVYELFAGLCKKRESDDQIVKALQGLEKEEFRLLFEYLREWNTKPNRCHIAQFVLYQTFNILPPTEIVQVKGIGELLEGLIPYSQRHFNRMDRFVRSSFLLDYTLGEMSVIDPKTDTEYPKDKKIEEETREMEQEPEADQKTPSRKRKSQKSKDRSSKKRLVAEAQGNVIAV; via the exons AAATCGACAATCGAAGGCGAGTCGGATACGCTCACTGCTCTGGCTCTTAGTCCTGACGATAAGCTACTCTTCTCCGGTGGGCATAGTAGACAGATTCGAGTTTGGGATTTGGAAACGTTGAAATGCATTCGCACTTGGAAG GGACATGAGGGGCCTGTGATGGGCATGGCTTGCCACGCGTCTGGTGGATTGCTAGCTACAGCTGGAGCTGATAGGAAAGTCCTTGTTTGGGATGTTGATGGTGGCTTCTGCACTCATTACTTCAAAGGTCATAAAGGAGTTGTTTCGAGTGTCTTGTTCCATCCTGATGCTAACAAAAACATC CTTATATCGGGAAGTGATGATGCAACCGTTCGTGTCTGGGATCTTATGGCAAAGAACACTGAGAAGAAGTGTCTTGCCATTTTGGATAAGCACTTTTCAGCTGTGAGTTCGATTGCTCTATCAGAGGATGGGTTGACTTTACTCACTGCTGGAAGAGATAAA GTTGTGAATGTGTGGGACCTTCATGATTATAGCTGCAAGACTACAGTTGCAACGTATGAGGTACTAGAAGCGGTGACAATAGTTTCTTCTGGGTCGCCTTTCGCTTCTTTTATAGCGTCTCTTGATCAGaagagtaagaagaagaaaacttcTTCTCAAGAAACGCATTTTATTACTCTTGGGGAACGTGGTGTAGTGCGCATTTGGAAGTCTGAAGG TTCAGTTTGCCTCTACGAGCAGAAGTCGTCGGATATTACTGTCAGCTCGGATGATGAGGAATCTAAAAGAGGGTTCACTGCAGCTGCCATGCTGCCTTCTGATCGTGGACTGCTTTGTGTGACTGCTGATCAGCAGTTTTTTATCTACTCCGTTGTGGAAAATGTAGAAGAACCAGAGTTAGTGCTAAGGAAGAGGCTTGTTGGATATAATGAGGAAATTTCTGATATGAAGTTCCTAGGTGATGAAGAACAGTTTCTCGCAGTAGCTACAAATCTCGAAGAG GTTCGTGTTTATGATGTTGCAACAATGTCATGTTCCTACGTATTAGCTGGCCATAAAGAAGTTGTTCTGTCCCTTGACACATGCGTATCTAGTTCTGGGAATGTTCTAGTCGTGACTGGAAGCAAAGACAAAACT GTAAGGCTATGGAATGCAACAAGCCAATCTTGCATTGGAGTTGGTACAGGTCATAATGGCGATATCTTAGCGGTTGCTTTTGCGAAGAAGTCTTTCAGTTTCTTTGTCAGCGGCAGTGG TGATCGTACACTGAAGGTCTGGAGCCTTGATGGTATCTCAGAGGACTCGGAAGAGCCCATTAATCTGAAAACTAGAAGTGTTGTCGCTGCTCATGATAAAGACATCAATTCCGTGGCTGTTGCTCGTAATGATAGCTTGGTCTGCACTGGCTCTGAG GATCGGACAGCTAGCATATGGAGGCTACCAGACTTGGTGCATGTCGTTACACTTAAAGGACATAAGAGGCGGATATTTTCTGTTGAGTTCTCACCTGTTGATCAGTGCGTAATGACAGCATCCGGTGATAAAACAGTAAAAATTTGGGCTATATCTGATGGTTCATGCCTCAAAACATTCGAAGGTCACACCTCAAGTGTCCTTAGGGCCTCATTCATAACTGATGGCACCCAATTTGTCTCATGTG GTGCCGATGGTTTATTGAAACTTTGGAATGTGAACACTAGCGAATGCACTGCCACATATGACCAGCACGAGGACAAG GTATGGGCTTTAGCTGTTGGAAAGAAAACAGAAATGGTTGCAACTGGTGGAGGCGATGCTGTTATTAATATATGGCATGATTCCACCGCTTCTGATAAAGAAGACGAATTTCGGAAAGAG GAAGAAACAATCTTGAGAGGTCAGGAGCTGGAAAACGCAGTGTTAGATGCTGAATACACTAAAGCCATAAGATTAGCTTTTGAGCTTCGTAGGCCTCACAAAGTTTACGAACTCTTCGCTGGCCTCTGCAA GAAAAGAGAATCAGACGACCAGATTGTGAAAGCTCTTCAAGGACTTGAAAAAGAAGAGTTCCGTTTACTTTTTGAATATCTCAGAGAATGGAACACAAAACCAAACCGATGCCACATTGCTCAGTTTGTTCTTTACCAAACCTTCAACATACTTCCTCCCACAGAAATAGTTCAG GTTAAAGGAATTGGAGAACTCCTGGAAGGTCTAATCCCATATTCTCAGAGACATTTCAATAGGATGGACAGGTTTGTAAGAAGCAGTTTCTTGTTAGACTACACACTCGGTGAGATGTCTGTGATTGATCCAAAGACCGACACAGAGTATCCTAAAGACAAGAAAATCGAAGAAGAGACTCGTGAAATGGAACAGGAGCCAGAAGCAGACCAAAAGACGCCTTCCAGGAAACGAAAGTCTCAGAAATCAAAAGATAGATCGAGCAAGAAGAGACTCGTTGCCGAAGCTCAGGGAAATGTAATCGCAGTTTGA